One Mugil cephalus isolate CIBA_MC_2020 chromosome 17, CIBA_Mcephalus_1.1, whole genome shotgun sequence genomic window, TTAAACTAAACACCCACTAACTTAGAGTTGTTGCCTTTTATTAATACGGATACaaacaatattttctttaaaaataaagacgtATCAGCCAAATTTTCTTCTCCCTTTAACTTTGCAAACGTCTTTctgcttattctgcttcacaTCTAACAGCAAACAGGAGACGGACTCAGTTTGAGACGAGCTGGTGGACGTTGAGGAGCAAACAAAGATGGTGGAGACCCAAATCAGAGCTAAAAGAGAGCGAACTGGAAGCTAGAAACATCCCCCTTTACAAACCTCTCACATATAATCTTTAAATTAATTGTAAACTGTTTGGATTCATCAGTGAGGGGGTGGGAGTCGTTCATTCCGAGCAGATTAGTTTATGTCTTCAAACATGTCTGATAAAACCAAAGTCAAGTCTGGATTTCATTAATTTGGTCCAACTTTATTAATCTTTGTAACTGAAATTTTTGCAAGTGCGTGTGCTGAAACTAAGCAGAGTGGGAAGCTtgacttttattcatttgacCTTTATCAAAGAGGCTCCCACCGTATCCGGAGATGATTTCAGCGTCGATGAGCTTTGGgaacaaatagttttttgtttagttttttttttttctttctcctaaCAGACTTGAATCTTCCAACACAATGTAAACAGATACTACAGTACGTCTCTGACTCATGAACGGACGCCCAGAAGAACACAGtcgtgaaaatgaaaacaaaacaaaaaacaaaaaaacacgtaaAACTTGACGTATCTTAAACCGACGGCTCTCTGTGTGATGCTGATTATACATTGTGGAAGACTTGAGAAGCCACTCTGCTGCAGTGCCTTTCAATTTTCAGGCCTTGAGGTCAAACCTCACTATAAACTTGCTAAATATGCATGACAGTGTTCCTGTAATGAGgcgaggagagaaaaaaaaaaaaaaaaaaaaaagtttgtatgctgcagctctttttttttttttttttttttttgccaggtcACAGCAAAAGTTTGAATGAGCTCAAAACAAGAAGCgcagttaacacacacacacacacaccactacaagcctctttttctttttcttttttatacaaATGCAAGCTGTTTTTGGAAAACCGCCTTCAGTGTGTGAAGATGATGAAATAGACGTGGAATGAggatcctttctttctttcttttctttttttttcgtcgCCACACCTCATAACACGAAGCTTTGATTCCTCtacggcggcggcggccgcgGGACGGCTACATTCCtcgggttttttttgtttcgttttttttttttttttgctcgaaCATTCGgcgagaaacacaacaaaacattggCTCTGACCGACCGACCGAACGAACGAACGCCTCCTGCACAATGAATGAAGTCTCTCaaaagccaaaacacacacacatacacacacacatatatatatagcgAGAGAGAGAATTACAAAACTGCAAGCGGACTATAAAGTGAGAGATCATGTTGTGTAAACTTTGTTGTCCTTTCGCTTCCCGTCCTCCGCTGCCTGCTACTCCTATGTACACGCCAGCCTGATGTGATCCACCAAAAGCAAATATACTCAATAAATGTGCCCCACTAGAGCGTCCCACTAAGCTTTACATGTTTATGGCACTTTCGTCACGACcattaaattactttttgtttttatataccTGGTTTTTAGAGCTTAAAAGATGACAGACACTAACCATTTACCATGCTGATGATAACGCTTCATTACTTGACACACAGTAGATATTTTGGCTTTCGTTAGATATTGTTCTTTATAAACGGCACTAAACTTCAACGGAACTGAACGATCTTCACGAATGTGTAGGGAGGGAACGGGAGGGGGGGCGGGATCTCACATGTTGGgctatgcttttgtttttaaaaaaaataaataaatacataaataaataaataaaaatctgagaCAGGTGGTGAAGCCGGACACGCAGAGGTCTCCTCCAGCAGAGTGCATACAGTGTCtgtacaggtgtgtgttttccttATTTCTCCACAGACAAAAAAGGTGAGAGATGAAGAAACGTTGCATCCATCGCTTGAAAGCAGCCTCCGAGGAGCCGAGGAGACGCCCTGACATTAAACTACGTGTGAACATTATAAGGATTAAAGTAGTGGTGGATAAAAGAGTGTCCTGATGGGTGAGGAtgtacctcctcctcttcttcttcttcttcttcttcttcctactCCTCCCCTGTCCATCACGAGGAAAGTCCCTGCTGTCGTCTGACTTTTATACGTAATCAGTCCCTCTTCTTGTCCTGCTCCTCGGGGACCTCGTCCACCTGAGGCCCGGGGAAGGCGTGGTGGTACAGGTGCCTGTGATTGGCCGCTACATTGTAGAGCTTGTAGAGAGCCTGAGTAGAGAAGACAGGTAGAGACTTTAACTCACTTAGTTAAATAACGCTCGTTAGTCTAGGTTTATCTAATTACGCAAACACAAGATCATAATAATTTAATGCTCACGTCTACATACACAAAAGAGTCACATATATTATTCGAAATCTAAGTGCTGCAGCTCATGCCACTTGTGTCCATGGTGGTTCAGACCTCTCACTAAACTGATTTGAAGCTGCTGTATATGCCGCAGTAATGCTATAACCTTtaaaatttgaattaaaaaaagaacaacccATTTAGGTAGCCCACAATGGAGAGGGCACGACTTAAGGCCAGCGGCTGCAGCATGAGGACACATGCATACCCCAGTAAACAGCCAATAAGGTGTATTTTATGATACAAAAATACGTGGGACCAGTATTGATCCTTGAGGGACACCTTCAGCTGACTAAACTGCTCCAAACACAACAGTTTGAACCCCTCATAAGGATATGACTTAAAACATCTACAGGAACGCAATCACAAGCTTTAGACAAATCGACAAGGAGTAAAACACAGTGCTGCTTTTTATCACGTGGGTTAAGAGTTGTGAAAAGCAGCGGCCAGATTAACTACTAatgagctaaaaataaaaaaacacaacttgagTTCAGACTTTTAGttcaataatgaatgaaaatttaCAGCTAATTAATTAGTTAAGCGCCATAAGTGCAATTCaatgtgtttaattaattttaaagtcAACTATAAACTGGTTTTAGTCTGAAGCTGGGGcacaaatcacacaaaataCTGATCCACTTACCTCATTTGTGCTCCCCTGCAGAggcatgaaaagaaataaaaatatgaaacatgagCATATAAGCaccttaaattaaaaagaaaacattcagtaTGTAAAGATACTCTATCAACATTATACTGATTTAAAGAAGGCTGCTTCCCCCTAGTGGTTTAAAGATGCCACTAGTCACTAACGAGGTGTGGATTTTGACATAAttgtctttttatatttcttgtgaataaaaatacggaTAATTTTCtatgttaaatttatttaaatagaatttatattttttttactcttcctttgcaataaactgaatatctttagaaaagtgttttttaacatattagtttttaaaacattttaaaacccaTTCACTTTCACTGATTTCACACagaattatttgaattattgaAAAGTTTCTAATTTTTTGTtacaaaatgttgcttttttccGTCGgtgaagcagcaaaacacaatttaattatttttgtccagaaaaaaattataaaatctTATAATTATATAACTTACATACTGTTTCGGGTTATATAACAGACTGGGactttaaccatttaaagtaATTTCTGTAGTTTCCTATGAGCCCTAGAGGTGACTGAGTATATCTGTGACGTACCTGGTCCCACAGAGCTCCAGCCACCTGGTCGATGACGGCTCCCAGTTCTCTGTACTCCCCAGAGTACCGGATGTACGCCCAGGTGCAGAGGGTGATCAGCGCCAGGCCGAGGATCATGTTACACAGGCTGGCGATGATGTCCACGCCCACAAAGCCCGTGATGCCCGCCGCCACGTACATGACGAAGATGACCACGAAGAGCGTGGCCGGCGTGCGGGCCGCGTGGAAAATGTTCTTGGAGTCATTGTGCTTGATGTACTGGACGAACACTTCATCGATCTCcccctccagctgctgcaggtagCGCCGGCTGAACTCCTCGCCGCCCATCTTCTTCACGCCCCGGAACACCTGCAGGGCCTCTTCTCTGATGGCGCTGTGCCGGGCCTGCAGCTCGTTGGGGGCCAGGAAGGGCCGGTCGCCTCCACAGACCTGGGAGCAGATGGGACGGGTCAAAGCAGGTGAATTAGCTGGATAATAGATGGTTGtaattgatttaaaatgaagaatCGTGTTTTCACCGACCTCCTCCATTTTCTTGTTGTACAGATCTTTTGCAGCTGCGACGGCTGCTAAATTATTCGCCTCTGCTGTGGCCTGAGGGGAAGAGCATGGAAATATTGTTTGAATAGATTAAAGCAACAAACTATACCCCCATATCAgccataacgttatgaccaGCTGATTAATATTGTGTAGCCCCGGCCCATTTGAAGCATAGACACCACTAGAACTTTAAGGGTTGCTGtggtattagtattagtagCAGATCCAAAGTGGGATCTGTTTGTCCAggacatcccacagatactcagCACAGACAATTCACTGTTTCAATTAGTAGCTACTCCTCCTCTACATCTGCAAATATTACATGTGGGGTTCCTCATGGCTCAGTTTTAGGTTTCTCTTCAGTCTATACATGCTCCCGCTAGGAAAAATTATCTGAAGACACAACATCTCCTCCTACGCCGATGACACACAGATCTACCTCCTCCTCAGTTATCAAAGCCAGACTGACATCACCggaataaaaaacagttttgaagaCATCAAGGACTGGTTGGCTCAGAACTTCCACTAAATAAGGACAAGACAGAAGTCTTACTCTTTGGCCCCCCAACATTATACTACTGCTACCGCCCAGAACCTCGACCACCTCTCCTCCTATATCACACCATATAAAAAGAACCCGGGTGTGTTATTTGACAATAATTCACATTTCAACAGGCATGTAAATTCCTCCAGCTCAGAACCATTTAAAAAATTAGGCATTTCCTACCACCCTCCGACCTAGAAACAGTTATTCTCTCAGTTGGATTGAGCTCTGAGGAATGTGAGATCAAGTTTCTCGGCCCAACGTTGAGCCTTGCCCACCCATGATGTCGCTTTTCCTGCCTGAAATTACTTCTGATTGACCACAGCAAACCCAGAACACTCCACAAGATCTTCAGTTTTGCAGAATGCTCTGATACAGTCATATATCCAGCACAGTCTGTCCCAAATTtgtcccaaacacacacaaatccttAATTTTTTCCAATTTCTAACACATCAACtatcagtggtcgtaatgttaaggttgatcagtgtatgaaaatgaaaaaaagtaaaaaatataccTGTAGCATGGACTTCGGATGTGGGAGCTCCTCACCTTGGTAGATCTTGATGTACGcctgaaatataataaaagcaGAATGATTCGATGAATAAGTTGGATTTGAACCTGTCCTGTGCAGAAACATGTGTCTATGACAGGTTTTTATAAAAAAGCTGATAACTGAACCATCTGATGAAGAGTTTTAACTATGATCAACTATCCTCATCCTCACGCTCTCTCTGTTCTGACCTTGAAATACTCCACCAGGCCTCTGCAGGTGATTTTGCTGCCATTGATCTCCTTGACGTCGATGTTACGAGGGCTGAGGAGCCAGGGGACCAGAATCTTCAGGTTGTTTATGAACTCGCCGTCAATCTCTAGACAAGGAGGAGAATGACTGGTGAGCAGAAATCcaagaaaataagaaattaagatcataaaaaaaataaataaacattcatcATTCCCCTGAGAGCTaattttagcatgctaacaaggACAATGTTGACGAGCTGCTGGTTGGTTACAACAGGGTTTACCAGAATTACATGCTTaccttagcatgttagcatgcaaaCAACAATAATCTTCTCTCAGGTCTTAACTGCGGAGTGTACATTTGTAAATAGTATTTTAATTTCtaagtttctattttttgtacTGTTTCTTGGATCCAAGGCGTCTAATGGGTTTGCTTCGTCATTCACTTTACTTGTACATTGACAATAAAGATATCAATCTCATGTTAACAAGCTGCTGGTTAGCATCTCCATAGATTACCAAGGATACAGTCTTAGCTTAGaaagttagcatgctagcaaaCATGCAACTGATTCCTGCAGGTCTAAAAGATGAAGAGTAATTTGTCTCAACGGAGTAAACGGTGCCAAATTCCATAGTGACCCAGCCAACAGTCATCAATCAGTGAAGTAGGTATTAGATACTGAGATATTTGACAAATGGTCCTAGATGAGGGGACAGAGGATCATAAAGATGAATCCTTTGAGGGTCACAAATGTCCTCACAGGTCTAAACTAAATGAATCCATACACTTTGCTCCAACGTTTTACATTTCAAAGCCTCAGACGTCGTGAGTCTACCTTTAATTCTTCCGTCAAAGTGTGGGTTGGTGGCCACTTTGAGGCCGGGGTGAGGCATCAGGAAACAGGAGATGTTGGTGAAGCAGGAGTGGATGTGTTTACGCAcgttctgcagctcctcatgCTGGTTCTCTGAGATCTGCAGCACAAACAGGTCCATTAGTAAAGTGTCCTGTTCACAGCAAAGCCTGCAGAGGACGTGAAGGTGATTCTGACCTTCAGCCTCTTCTCCAGGAACTTCATGCCTCCTTCCTGTCCGTAGGTAAACTCGTACGGAAAGCTCCAGTCTCGAACCAGGAAAATCATGGACTAGGAAAggaaatgattttaaattgcataaaataaaagttaaaagacatttttagacAATCAGCAGATAGTAATACGCCAACGACTAGTACCTGGAACGGTTTGAGGAAAGTCTCCTCCATTGCTAGTCGGCCGTACTCGgtaaaaagctgaaataaaagacagaatcaGCCATTATATGTGTTATAAAAGATTCACAGAGATAATTTATGGTCATAACCCTGGAGATGCAACCAAATTCTAAAATACACATGTGGCTGGAAGGAGATTTAATTTTTGAAGAGATATTGTTTCCAGTTTTACCTGGAGGTGCTGAAGATCGTCCTCTTGTACATTCTGTGAGATGTTGTAAA contains:
- the atl1 gene encoding atlastin-1 isoform X1; this translates as MAKHRPDRDSWGEWSLSDKNVYDWSSEEEEPDGRARPVQVLLVKDDHTFELDESALNRILLSEEVRDREVVAISVAGAFRKGKSFLMDFMLRYMYNHAAEDWLGAAEEPLTGFSWRGGSERETTGIQIWSEVFLVDKPDGRKVAVLLMDTQGTFDSQSTLRDSATVFALSTMISSMQVYNISQNVQEDDLQHLQLFTEYGRLAMEETFLKPFQSMIFLVRDWSFPYEFTYGQEGGMKFLEKRLKISENQHEELQNVRKHIHSCFTNISCFLMPHPGLKVATNPHFDGRIKEIDGEFINNLKILVPWLLSPRNIDVKEINGSKITCRGLVEYFKAYIKIYQGEELPHPKSMLQATAEANNLAAVAAAKDLYNKKMEEVCGGDRPFLAPNELQARHSAIREEALQVFRGVKKMGGEEFSRRYLQQLEGEIDEVFVQYIKHNDSKNIFHAARTPATLFVVIFVMYVAAGITGFVGVDIIASLCNMILGLALITLCTWAYIRYSGEYRELGAVIDQVAGALWDQGSTNEALYKLYNVAANHRHLYHHAFPGPQVDEVPEEQDKKRD
- the atl1 gene encoding atlastin-1 isoform X2, which codes for MAKHRPDRDSWGSLSDKNVYDWSSEEEEPDGRARPVQVLLVKDDHTFELDESALNRILLSEEVRDREVVAISVAGAFRKGKSFLMDFMLRYMYNHAAEDWLGAAEEPLTGFSWRGGSERETTGIQIWSEVFLVDKPDGRKVAVLLMDTQGTFDSQSTLRDSATVFALSTMISSMQVYNISQNVQEDDLQHLQLFTEYGRLAMEETFLKPFQSMIFLVRDWSFPYEFTYGQEGGMKFLEKRLKISENQHEELQNVRKHIHSCFTNISCFLMPHPGLKVATNPHFDGRIKEIDGEFINNLKILVPWLLSPRNIDVKEINGSKITCRGLVEYFKAYIKIYQGEELPHPKSMLQATAEANNLAAVAAAKDLYNKKMEEVCGGDRPFLAPNELQARHSAIREEALQVFRGVKKMGGEEFSRRYLQQLEGEIDEVFVQYIKHNDSKNIFHAARTPATLFVVIFVMYVAAGITGFVGVDIIASLCNMILGLALITLCTWAYIRYSGEYRELGAVIDQVAGALWDQGSTNEALYKLYNVAANHRHLYHHAFPGPQVDEVPEEQDKKRD